A DNA window from Paenibacillus andongensis contains the following coding sequences:
- the pheS gene encoding phenylalanine--tRNA ligase subunit alpha, protein MKERLEALKQEALQELSGVQSQQELNDLRIKYLGKKGPLTEVLRGMGALSAEERPVIGQVANDVRAAIETVIEEKQSAYQQQETENRLRAEMIDVTLPGRPSQQGAVHPLSKVIQEIEDIFIGMGYTVAEGPEVEQDYYNFEALNLPKDHPARDMQDSFYITDEILMRTQTSPVQVRTMEKRKGEVPIKIICPGKVYRRDDDDATHSHMFTQIEGLVIDRNVRMSDLKGTLLQFVQEMYGKETRIRLRPSFFPFTEPSVEVDVSCAMCGGVGCRTCKQTGWLEILGAGMVHPRVLEMGGYDPKEYTGFAFGMGVERIAMLKYGIEDIRHFYTNDLRFLKQFLHL, encoded by the coding sequence ATGAAAGAGCGGTTAGAAGCTTTGAAGCAGGAAGCGCTGCAGGAGCTAAGCGGCGTACAAAGTCAGCAGGAGTTGAACGATCTACGTATTAAGTATTTGGGTAAAAAAGGACCATTAACCGAGGTATTGCGCGGTATGGGTGCATTAAGTGCAGAAGAAAGACCCGTTATCGGTCAAGTAGCGAACGACGTTCGTGCAGCCATCGAAACTGTTATTGAAGAAAAGCAATCGGCGTACCAACAACAAGAAACCGAAAACCGTTTGCGTGCGGAAATGATTGATGTAACACTGCCAGGTCGTCCATCGCAGCAAGGTGCTGTACATCCTTTAAGCAAAGTTATTCAAGAAATTGAAGACATCTTTATAGGGATGGGCTACACAGTCGCTGAAGGTCCAGAGGTAGAGCAGGACTACTACAATTTTGAGGCACTTAATCTGCCGAAGGATCACCCAGCTCGCGATATGCAGGACTCGTTCTATATCACGGATGAAATTCTAATGCGTACACAAACCTCCCCAGTTCAAGTTAGAACGATGGAGAAACGCAAAGGGGAAGTTCCGATCAAAATCATTTGTCCGGGCAAAGTATACCGCCGTGATGATGATGATGCGACACATTCCCATATGTTTACTCAAATCGAAGGCCTGGTCATCGACCGTAACGTTCGTATGAGTGATTTAAAAGGAACTTTGCTTCAATTCGTGCAAGAAATGTACGGCAAAGAAACGAGAATTCGCTTGCGTCCAAGCTTCTTCCCTTTCACAGAGCCGAGCGTTGAAGTGGATGTGAGTTGTGCAATGTGTGGCGGCGTTGGCTGCCGTACTTGTAAGCAAACGGGCTGGTTAGAAATCCTCGGAGCGGGCATGGTACATCCGCGCGTTCTGGAGATGGGTGGATATGACCCGAAAGAATATACAGGTTTTGCATTTGGAATGGGCGTTGAGCGCATTGCGATGCTGAAATACGGGATTGAAGATATCCGTCATTTTTACACGAACGATTTGCGGTTCTTAAAGCAATTCTTACATTTGTAA
- a CDS encoding MarR family winged helix-turn-helix transcriptional regulator, translating into MEDELIAYTDRFRTTFETAHRKIGHTVLSQLNSELTRPQLFMLFMIAKEGAPKQTHLAEKLGVKPSAITVMIDRLVQSGHVIRKHHETDRRIVLVEITEAGKAILKQAEEVQKEVIARGLSQLPPEEMRILVSAFEKLTNFY; encoded by the coding sequence ATGGAGGATGAACTGATTGCTTATACGGATCGTTTCCGCACAACTTTTGAAACGGCACATCGGAAAATTGGCCACACCGTACTTTCCCAGTTAAATTCGGAGTTAACCAGGCCACAATTATTCATGTTATTCATGATTGCTAAAGAAGGCGCGCCAAAACAAACTCATCTCGCTGAGAAACTTGGTGTTAAACCGAGTGCGATCACCGTTATGATTGATCGACTTGTCCAAAGTGGGCATGTTATTCGTAAACACCATGAGACAGATCGACGAATTGTGCTGGTTGAAATAACCGAAGCCGGAAAGGCAATTCTCAAACAAGCGGAAGAAGTTCAGAAAGAAGTGATTGCACGTGGACTGTCACAGCTCCCCCCGGAAGAAATGCGCATTCTTGTGAGTGCATTTGAAAAACTTACAAACTTTTATTAA
- a CDS encoding MDR family MFS transporter, which yields MEAEGPELKNRGLLLTGLIIAMLFGALDGTIVGTAMPRIVGEFGGLGLMAWLTTAYMLTSTVVVPIAGKLADLIGRRVIYVTGLVIFIAASALCGMSQNMTELILFRGLQGLGGGIMMPMAMIIIGDLFTGKQRAKWQGVFGAIFGLSSVIGPQIGGWIVDALDWRWVFYINLPVGILAVVLIAIALPKHKANGKVKFDIPGIVTMIVGVVSLLLALTFGGKDFAWFSWQIIGLFALAIVSLVSFVFIESKAEEPILPVRLFKNRTFTTINGVGFLMAVGMFGAIMFVPLFMQGIVGISASASGTVMTPLMITMIAASVVSGQFIQKIGVRKQMLGGMIIMAIGFYFLGTMGINTTKLIASSYMLILGLGMGLVMPILTLALQESFPKSELGVVTSSSQFFRQIGGTFGMTILGAIMNHKSTVLLEQDLTPVVNQLPAEAGGLATQMTDMIHTNPQALYSSLLSPETLAKMPKEFVDHMLPILKNALVTSLHQVFIVGLVFVLLGAVLTLFIGNIKVSDRKSKKSDDKKENENEFSPGLA from the coding sequence ATAGAAGCAGAAGGACCAGAACTCAAAAATCGAGGTCTCCTGCTTACCGGTCTTATCATTGCTATGCTATTTGGCGCATTGGACGGTACAATTGTCGGAACTGCAATGCCGCGTATCGTTGGTGAATTCGGCGGTCTTGGCCTCATGGCTTGGTTGACTACTGCCTACATGTTGACATCAACGGTTGTCGTTCCTATTGCAGGTAAACTTGCCGATTTAATTGGTCGTCGTGTCATCTACGTAACAGGTTTAGTCATCTTTATCGCGGCTTCCGCCTTATGTGGGATGTCTCAGAACATGACCGAACTGATTCTGTTCCGCGGTTTGCAAGGTCTTGGCGGCGGTATTATGATGCCCATGGCGATGATTATTATCGGGGATTTATTTACCGGTAAACAACGTGCCAAATGGCAGGGCGTATTCGGTGCGATCTTCGGTTTATCATCTGTTATTGGCCCCCAAATCGGTGGATGGATCGTTGACGCATTGGACTGGCGCTGGGTATTCTACATCAACCTTCCTGTCGGTATTCTTGCTGTTGTCTTAATTGCAATTGCCTTACCAAAACATAAAGCAAACGGCAAAGTAAAATTTGATATTCCGGGTATTGTTACCATGATTGTCGGGGTCGTTAGTTTACTGCTTGCATTAACGTTTGGCGGTAAAGATTTTGCTTGGTTCTCTTGGCAAATCATTGGGCTTTTTGCATTGGCTATTGTATCCTTGGTTTCCTTCGTATTTATTGAAAGTAAAGCAGAAGAGCCGATCCTTCCTGTACGGTTATTTAAAAATAGAACATTTACAACAATTAATGGTGTAGGTTTCCTTATGGCTGTCGGTATGTTCGGAGCTATTATGTTCGTCCCTCTCTTCATGCAAGGCATCGTCGGTATCAGTGCATCAGCATCAGGAACAGTGATGACGCCGCTCATGATTACGATGATTGCTGCCAGCGTTGTTTCCGGTCAATTCATTCAAAAAATCGGCGTTCGTAAACAAATGCTTGGCGGTATGATCATTATGGCTATCGGCTTCTATTTCCTTGGGACCATGGGCATCAACACGACGAAGTTGATTGCTTCAAGTTATATGTTGATTCTTGGTCTGGGAATGGGTCTCGTTATGCCAATCCTAACACTTGCTTTACAAGAGAGCTTCCCGAAATCCGAGCTTGGTGTCGTTACGTCTTCCAGTCAATTCTTCCGTCAAATTGGCGGTACATTCGGAATGACGATTCTCGGAGCTATTATGAATCACAAGTCAACTGTGCTGCTAGAGCAAGATTTAACTCCTGTTGTCAATCAGCTTCCCGCAGAAGCAGGCGGGCTGGCTACACAAATGACGGATATGATTCATACCAACCCACAAGCCTTATATTCTTCCTTGCTAAGTCCTGAGACTTTGGCCAAAATGCCAAAAGAATTCGTGGACCACATGCTGCCAATTCTAAAAAATGCCTTGGTTACCTCACTTCACCAAGTGTTTATTGTAGGCTTAGTATTCGTTTTACTTGGGGCTGTTCTGACATTGTTTATCGGTAACATTAAAGTATCTGACCGTAAATCTAAGAAATCAGATGACAAAAAAGAAAACGAAAATGAATTTTCACCAGGACTCGCTTAA
- a CDS encoding aldo/keto reductase gives MKYRRLGKTDLKVSIVGVGTWQFGGEWGLTYTQAEADAILDQAAELGINLIDTAECYGDHLSESLIGNYLSRRNRDNWIVATKFGHHFHDLFTRTDDFSSEGVVKQLDDSLKALQTDYIDLYQFHSGPDDLFDNDELWTTLDKQIQAGKIRHLGTSIGSNANIHQTEASSKINSKAIQVVYNRLDRAPEELVFPSCVNQDLGVLARVPLASGYLSGKYKPGAVFSNTDVRHRHDAESVKQKLEDVQRIQKEEVPEGMDMAKWALAWCLKHDAVTTVIPGCKNPQQVIANASATELISDNHPQAWKA, from the coding sequence ATGAAATATCGCAGACTTGGTAAAACGGATTTGAAAGTTTCCATCGTTGGTGTTGGGACTTGGCAGTTCGGCGGAGAGTGGGGACTTACCTACACGCAAGCTGAAGCAGATGCTATTCTCGATCAAGCAGCTGAACTTGGTATAAATCTGATCGATACAGCAGAATGCTATGGTGACCATCTATCCGAATCTCTTATCGGTAATTACTTATCTCGCCGCAATCGCGATAATTGGATCGTGGCTACGAAATTTGGCCACCATTTCCACGATCTGTTCACCCGAACAGATGATTTCAGTTCCGAAGGCGTTGTCAAACAACTGGACGATTCTCTGAAAGCATTGCAAACGGACTATATTGACTTATATCAATTCCATTCAGGGCCTGATGATTTATTTGATAATGATGAACTTTGGACGACTTTGGACAAACAAATTCAAGCTGGGAAAATCCGCCATTTGGGAACATCCATTGGTAGTAATGCGAATATTCATCAAACAGAAGCGTCCAGCAAGATCAATTCCAAAGCCATTCAAGTCGTGTACAATCGCTTGGATCGAGCTCCAGAAGAGCTTGTTTTCCCTTCCTGTGTGAATCAAGATCTTGGCGTTCTGGCACGTGTCCCTTTGGCTAGCGGTTATTTGAGCGGTAAGTATAAGCCTGGTGCGGTGTTCAGCAACACAGACGTTCGCCATCGTCATGATGCCGAGAGTGTGAAACAGAAGCTTGAGGACGTGCAGCGCATCCAAAAAGAAGAAGTTCCTGAAGGAATGGATATGGCGAAATGGGCATTAGCTTGGTGTTTGAAGCATGATGCCGTTACAACGGTCATTCCAGGTTGCAAAAACCCACAACAGGTTATTGCGAATGCAAGCGCAACGGAGCT